In Candidatus Pantoea floridensis, the genomic window AAAATATCACTATTACAGCCTGCCGAAAGCAGCTCAGCAATTGGGCAACATCGATCGCTTGCCCAAGTCAATGAAAGTCCTGCTTGAAAACCTGTTGCGCTGGCAAGATGGAGAGTCGGTTACGGCCGAAGATATTGAGGCCCTGGTAGCATGGCAAAAAGATGCGCATGCCGATCGTGAGATTGCTTATCGGCCAGCCCGTGTTCTAATGCAAGACTTCACCGGCGTTCCCGCCGTGGTGGATTTAGCCGCTATGCGTGAGGCGGTAAAACGTCTTGGCGGTGATGTCGCCAAAGTGAATCCGCTTTCGCCAGTTGATTTGGTCATTGACCACTCCGTTACCGTCGACCATTTCGGTGATAACAAAGCCTTCGACGAAAATGTACGTTTAGAAATGGAACGCAACCATGAACGCTATGTTTTCCTGCGCTGGGGCCAGAAAGCCTTTAACCGCTTTCGCGTTGTACCACCGGGCACCGGCATTTGTCATCAGGTGAACCTGGAGTATCTCGGCAAATCTGTGTGGCATGAAACGCAAAATGGGCAAGAGGTTGCTTACCCCGATACGCTGGTTGGAACCGATTCGCACACAACGATGATCAATGCGCTGGGCGTATTGGGTTGGGGGGTGGGTGGCATCGAGGCCGAAGCGGCGATGCTGGGCCAACCGGTCTCTATGCTCATTCCTGATGTGGTCGGTTTTAAACTCACCGGCAAATTGCGTCCCGGTATTACCGCGACCGATCTGGTGCTAACCGTCACTCAAATGCTACGTAAGCATGGCGTAGTCGGTAAATTCGTTGAGTTTTACGGCGATGGCTTAGCAGATCTGCCGCTTGCTGACCGCGCCACTATAGCCAACATGGCGCCCGAATATGGCGCGACCTGTGGCTTCTTCCCCGTTGATGAAGTGACGCTTAGTTACATGACGCTCACCGGTCGTGACCAGGAGCAGGTAGAGTTGGTTGAAGCCTATGCTAAACAGCAGGGAATGTGGCGTAACGCTGGGGACGAGCCTGTGTTTACCAGTTCCATAGCGCTGGATATGGGCGAAGTCGAATCCAGCCTGGCTGGACCAAAACGTCCACAGGATCGTGTATCGCTTGGTGATGTTCCTGATGCTTTTGCTGCCAGTAATGAACTTGAAATCAATCAGGCGCAAAAGCCGCATAAGACCGTAAGCTATCGCGACAGTGAAACCGGTAAAAGTTATCAGTTAGATGATGGCGCCGTGGTGATTTCTGCGATTACGTCCTGTACGAATACTTCTAACCCAAGCGTGTTGATGGCTGCGGGGTTGCTAGCGAAGAATGCAGTTGAGCGCGGACTGATGCGTAAACCCTGGGTTAAAGCTTCGCTGGCGCCTGGTTCGAAGGTGGTTTCTGATTATCTGGACGTCGCGCAATTAACGCCTTACCTGAACGATCTGGGCTTCAATCTGGTCGGCTATGGCTGTACCACCTGTATCGGTAACTCAGGCCCATTGCCTGATGCTATAGAAAGCGCCATCAAAGAGGGTGATCTTACGGTTGCTGCCGTGCTCTCTGGTAACCGTAATTTTGAAGGTCGTATTCATCCCTTGATTAAAACTAACTGGCTGGCATCACCGCCGCTGGTGGTGGCGTATGCATTAGCGGGCAATATGAAGCTCAACCTGCAATCCGATCCGCTTGGAAAAGATAGGCAGGGCAATGATGTATTCCTAAAAGATATCTGGCCATCGCCTGAAGAAATTGCAGCGGCGGTGCAAAAAGTGACCAGCGATATGTTCCACAAGGAGTACGCTGAGGTCTTTAACGGCACGCCTGAATGGCAACAGATCAAGGTCAGCGAAGCGGCAACCTATGATTGGGACGGTGACTCCACCTATATTCGTTTATCACCCTTCTTTGATGATATGGAGAAAACACCGCAGCCAGTACAAGATATCAAGGGCGCACGCATTCTGGCG contains:
- the acnA gene encoding aconitate hydratase AcnA, coding for MSLTLREHSQDTLNVRAKKYHYYSLPKAAQQLGNIDRLPKSMKVLLENLLRWQDGESVTAEDIEALVAWQKDAHADREIAYRPARVLMQDFTGVPAVVDLAAMREAVKRLGGDVAKVNPLSPVDLVIDHSVTVDHFGDNKAFDENVRLEMERNHERYVFLRWGQKAFNRFRVVPPGTGICHQVNLEYLGKSVWHETQNGQEVAYPDTLVGTDSHTTMINALGVLGWGVGGIEAEAAMLGQPVSMLIPDVVGFKLTGKLRPGITATDLVLTVTQMLRKHGVVGKFVEFYGDGLADLPLADRATIANMAPEYGATCGFFPVDEVTLSYMTLTGRDQEQVELVEAYAKQQGMWRNAGDEPVFTSSIALDMGEVESSLAGPKRPQDRVSLGDVPDAFAASNELEINQAQKPHKTVSYRDSETGKSYQLDDGAVVISAITSCTNTSNPSVLMAAGLLAKNAVERGLMRKPWVKASLAPGSKVVSDYLDVAQLTPYLNDLGFNLVGYGCTTCIGNSGPLPDAIESAIKEGDLTVAAVLSGNRNFEGRIHPLIKTNWLASPPLVVAYALAGNMKLNLQSDPLGKDRQGNDVFLKDIWPSPEEIAAAVQKVTSDMFHKEYAEVFNGTPEWQQIKVSEAATYDWDGDSTYIRLSPFFDDMEKTPQPVQDIKGARILAMLGDSVTTDHISPAGSIKAESPAGRYLLSHGVERTDFNSYGSRRGNHEVMMRGTFANIRIRNEMVPGVEGGYTKHFPSNEQLAIYDAAMKYQQEGVPLAVIAGKEYGSGSSRDWAAKGPRLQGVRVVISESFERIHRSNLIGMGILPLEFPAGVTRKTLGLTGEEYIDVANLAQLKPGGTVTVTLTRVDGSKETLETRCRIDTGNELTYYQNDGILHYVIRNMLN